Proteins encoded together in one Mannheimia haemolytica window:
- the murF gene encoding UDP-N-acetylmuramoyl-tripeptide--D-alanyl-D-alanine ligase, whose product MIKLTTQQIAEILNAKLIGNGETVVETTSTDTRQAVENGLFFALKGENFDAHHYLQNAVAQGCVAVVVERECEIDVPQLVVADTRLALGELAKWLKATLNPKTVAMTGSSGKTTVKEMTAKILQKMTACEQEVLYTFGNLNNDLGVPMTLLRLTEQHKYAVIELGANHIGEIAYTTAIAQPDACLVNNVAAAHLEGFGSLEGVAQAKGEIYRGLKENGKAIVNLAFYYPQWQKEIGSREMQSFSYIGSDSDSYADYWAEDVELHLSGSLFTLHTPQGEIAIELPYLGKHNVSNALAATSLAMSVGATLEAVKAGLEQRSMVKGRLYPVQINDHCLFIDDTYNANVDSMKSAISVLENYPAYRIFTVGDMAELGEESGKCHQEVADFAQNAALDLIVSFGKESAVISQQAAHHFTDKQQMVDFLLPIILQKIEQKQPLVLLAKGSRSQKMETVISELCKPFNLNF is encoded by the coding sequence ATGATAAAACTAACCACCCAACAAATCGCTGAAATCCTAAATGCCAAATTGATTGGCAATGGCGAAACTGTGGTAGAAACCACCAGCACCGACACCCGACAAGCGGTTGAAAACGGCTTATTTTTTGCATTAAAGGGCGAGAACTTTGATGCTCATCACTATCTTCAAAATGCAGTCGCACAAGGTTGTGTGGCAGTTGTGGTTGAGCGTGAGTGTGAAATTGATGTACCACAACTTGTGGTGGCAGATACCCGTTTGGCATTGGGGGAATTGGCGAAGTGGTTAAAAGCCACGTTGAACCCGAAAACGGTGGCGATGACAGGTTCTTCCGGTAAAACAACCGTCAAAGAAATGACTGCAAAAATCCTGCAAAAAATGACCGCTTGTGAACAGGAAGTGCTTTATACTTTTGGTAACTTAAACAATGACTTAGGTGTACCGATGACCTTGCTTCGCTTAACCGAACAGCATAAATATGCAGTAATTGAGCTGGGGGCAAATCATATCGGTGAAATTGCTTATACCACCGCTATCGCCCAGCCTGATGCCTGTTTGGTAAATAATGTGGCTGCGGCACATTTAGAGGGTTTTGGTTCATTAGAAGGTGTAGCTCAAGCCAAAGGCGAAATTTATCGTGGTCTGAAAGAGAATGGCAAAGCGATTGTCAATTTAGCGTTTTATTATCCGCAATGGCAAAAAGAGATTGGTTCACGAGAAATGCAATCTTTCTCTTATATCGGTTCAGATTCGGATTCTTACGCTGATTACTGGGCGGAAGATGTCGAGCTACATTTAAGCGGTTCACTCTTTACGCTACATACGCCACAGGGCGAAATTGCCATTGAACTACCTTATTTGGGAAAACATAACGTGAGCAATGCCTTAGCAGCGACTTCATTGGCGATGTCTGTCGGTGCGACGTTAGAGGCAGTCAAAGCAGGGCTTGAGCAACGTTCAATGGTAAAAGGGCGTTTATATCCAGTGCAAATTAACGACCACTGCTTGTTTATTGATGACACCTACAATGCTAATGTAGATTCAATGAAATCGGCGATTTCTGTTTTAGAAAATTATCCGGCTTACCGTATTTTTACGGTGGGCGATATGGCGGAATTGGGCGAAGAAAGTGGCAAATGCCACCAAGAAGTAGCTGATTTTGCCCAAAATGCAGCGTTAGATTTAATAGTGAGTTTCGGTAAAGAGAGTGCGGTAATCAGCCAACAGGCAGCACATCATTTTACCGATAAACAGCAAATGGTTGATTTCCTACTGCCGATTATTTTGCAAAAAATCGAACAAAAACAACCGCTTGTATTATTAGCAAAAGGCTCTCGTAGCCAGAAAATGGAAACGGTGATTTCCGAATTGTGTAAACCATTTAACCTAAATTTCTAA
- the rnr gene encoding Ribonuclease R — MIVDPNYQQELEKYENPVPSREFILKTIREYDAPMSRDELLDAFHIYDEERMEGIRRRLRAMENDGELVFTKGKRYALPEKMDLIKGTVIGHRDGYGFLQVEGHEKGVTKSEDWFIPNAQMVKVMHGDFVLAQPNGTDRRGRKEVRIVRVLEARKKQIVGRFFLESGIGFVVPDDSRINQDILIPDEHRMGARMGQVVVVELQERKASFSRPVGIITEILGDNLAPGMEIEIALRNHDIPHVWPEGVEKQIRQFSSEEVPEEAKQGRVDLRDLPLITIDGEDARDFDDAVFAKKEGNGWRLWVAIADVSYYVRPKTALDLEALNRGNSVYFPNRVVPMLPEVLSNGLCSLNPQVDRLCLVAEMSVSNKGELQDYRFYEAVMNSHARLTYTKVWKMLEGDETLRERYAPLVPHIEELYAMFQTLMKARHKRGAIEFETIENQFIFNPQGRIERIEPLIRNDAHKLIEECMILANIAAARFVEKANEPALYRIHDKPSEEKLLSFKSFVRECGLMWDVGLDPTPKDYGVLLEQIAERADKELIQTMLLRSLKQAVYAADNIGHFGLALTEYAHFTSPIRRYPDLLLHRAIKYLIEKGKGNTRHYTDGGGYHYKLDDMDEFGDKCSATERRADEATREVADWLKCEFMQDHLGEEFDGVISSVTGFGLFVKLNELLIDGLVHISTLDNDYYHYDADRQRLVGGSGIIYRLGDAVRVKVINVNLDEKKIDFELLTGNKKTGKTAKKKAKSTEVPVFKEPKTVKKAKKVAEKKPAKSAKKRTKTTASKSRKK, encoded by the coding sequence ATGATAGTCGATCCTAATTATCAGCAAGAATTAGAAAAATACGAAAACCCGGTGCCAAGCCGAGAGTTTATTTTAAAAACGATTCGAGAATACGATGCACCAATGAGTCGTGATGAATTACTGGACGCTTTCCATATTTATGATGAAGAACGAATGGAAGGCATTCGCCGCCGTTTGCGTGCGATGGAAAATGACGGAGAATTGGTGTTCACCAAAGGTAAACGCTACGCATTGCCGGAAAAGATGGATTTAATCAAAGGCACTGTTATCGGTCATCGTGACGGTTACGGTTTTTTACAGGTGGAAGGACACGAAAAAGGGGTAACTAAAAGCGAAGATTGGTTTATTCCCAATGCCCAAATGGTAAAAGTGATGCACGGTGACTTTGTGCTGGCTCAACCAAACGGCACAGACCGCCGTGGGCGTAAAGAAGTCCGCATTGTACGGGTGTTGGAAGCCCGTAAGAAACAGATTGTGGGGCGTTTTTTCCTTGAAAGCGGCATTGGTTTTGTCGTGCCTGATGACAGCCGCATTAACCAAGACATTCTGATTCCAGATGAACACCGTATGGGAGCGAGAATGGGACAAGTCGTGGTGGTGGAACTACAGGAAAGAAAAGCGAGTTTTAGCCGCCCGGTTGGAATTATCACTGAAATTCTAGGGGATAATTTAGCTCCGGGAATGGAAATTGAAATTGCTTTACGCAATCACGATATTCCGCACGTTTGGCCGGAAGGGGTAGAAAAACAAATCCGCCAATTTAGCAGCGAAGAAGTGCCAGAAGAAGCCAAGCAAGGGCGGGTGGATTTGCGAGATCTACCGCTGATTACCATTGACGGCGAAGATGCCCGAGATTTTGATGATGCCGTATTTGCCAAGAAAGAGGGCAACGGCTGGCGGTTATGGGTAGCGATTGCCGATGTGAGTTACTACGTTCGCCCGAAAACCGCATTAGATTTGGAAGCCCTAAATCGTGGTAACTCGGTCTATTTCCCGAATCGGGTTGTGCCAATGTTGCCGGAGGTGCTTTCCAACGGCTTGTGTTCACTCAACCCACAGGTTGACAGGCTCTGTTTGGTGGCGGAAATGTCGGTTTCCAATAAAGGAGAATTGCAAGATTATCGATTCTATGAAGCAGTAATGAATTCCCACGCCCGTTTAACTTACACTAAAGTGTGGAAAATGTTGGAGGGTGATGAAACCTTGCGTGAACGCTATGCTCCATTAGTGCCGCATATTGAAGAACTCTATGCAATGTTCCAAACCTTAATGAAAGCCCGCCATAAACGAGGGGCGATTGAATTTGAAACCATTGAAAATCAATTTATTTTCAACCCGCAAGGGCGAATTGAGCGAATTGAGCCATTAATCCGCAACGATGCCCATAAATTGATTGAAGAGTGTATGATTTTAGCCAATATCGCTGCCGCTCGTTTTGTGGAAAAAGCGAACGAACCGGCATTATATCGAATTCACGATAAACCGAGCGAAGAAAAATTGCTCAGTTTCAAATCCTTTGTGCGTGAGTGTGGCTTAATGTGGGACGTAGGCTTAGATCCAACCCCAAAAGATTACGGAGTATTACTGGAGCAAATTGCCGAACGTGCCGATAAAGAGTTAATTCAAACAATGTTGCTTCGCTCGTTGAAACAAGCGGTGTATGCGGCGGATAATATCGGGCATTTCGGCTTGGCATTAACCGAATATGCTCATTTTACCTCGCCGATTCGCCGTTATCCTGATTTGCTGTTACACCGTGCGATTAAATATCTGATTGAAAAAGGCAAAGGCAACACCCGTCACTATACCGATGGCGGTGGTTATCACTACAAGTTAGATGATATGGACGAATTTGGTGACAAATGTTCTGCCACCGAACGCCGAGCCGATGAGGCAACCCGAGAAGTGGCAGATTGGCTAAAATGCGAATTTATGCAAGATCATCTTGGTGAAGAGTTTGATGGCGTGATTTCGAGTGTTACCGGCTTTGGCTTATTTGTGAAACTTAATGAGCTTTTAATTGACGGATTGGTTCATATTTCAACGTTGGATAATGATTATTACCACTATGATGCTGACCGACAACGTTTAGTCGGCGGGAGTGGGATCATCTATCGGTTAGGCGATGCAGTTCGGGTGAAAGTAATCAATGTGAATTTAGACGAGAAAAAAATTGATTTTGAGTTGCTGACCGGTAATAAGAAAACCGGCAAGACCGCCAAGAAAAAAGCAAAATCGACAGAGGTTCCTGTTTTCAAAGAGCCTAAAACGGTAAAAAAAGCCAAAAAAGTCGCTGAGAAAAAGCCGGCAAAATCTGCAAAAAAACGGACAAAAACGACCGCTAGTAAATCAAGGAAAAAATAG
- the mraZ gene encoding cell division protein MraZ, with product MFRGASSISIDSKGRIAIPTRYRAELLEKHHGILVCTVDIRQPCLLLYPLHEWEMVEQKLLALSNFDPVQRRIQRVMQGFATECEMDSAGRILLSPTLRQHAQLEQQIMLVGQLNKFEIWQDKQWQAQIAEDLAFGSSAEILDCEALKNLSL from the coding sequence ATGTTTCGTGGTGCAAGTTCAATTAGCATTGATAGCAAAGGGCGGATCGCTATTCCGACCCGTTATCGTGCCGAGCTATTGGAAAAACATCACGGGATCTTAGTTTGCACTGTGGATATCCGCCAGCCTTGTTTGTTACTTTACCCACTTCACGAATGGGAAATGGTTGAACAGAAATTGTTGGCACTATCTAATTTTGACCCTGTTCAACGCCGCATTCAGCGAGTAATGCAAGGCTTTGCTACCGAATGTGAAATGGATTCGGCAGGGCGAATACTGCTTAGCCCTACACTTCGCCAACACGCACAATTAGAGCAACAAATTATGCTGGTTGGACAATTAAACAAATTTGAAATTTGGCAAGATAAACAATGGCAAGCACAAATTGCCGAAGATCTTGCTTTTGGCAGTTCGGCAGAAATTTTAGACTGCGAAGCATTGAAAAACCTGTCTCTCTAG
- the mraY gene encoding Phospho-N-acetylmuramoyl-pentapeptide-transferase, which yields MLVWLAELLVQYNTAFNVVSYITFRAIMALLTAMGIGLWIGPKVIRRLQILKFGQEVRNDGPESHFKKRGTPTMGGVMILAAIGVSALLWADLRNSYVWFTLFVLFGYGAVGFVDDYRKIARKNTDGLIARWKYFWLSAIALVAVFGMYAVGKDTAATQLVVPFFKDVMPQLGLFYIVLAYFVIVGTSNAVNLTDGLDGLAIVPTIMVASAFALIAWATGNFNFAQYLHIPFIPNAGELVILCTAIVGAGLGFLWYNTYPAQVFMGDVGSLSLGGALGVIAVLVRQELLLVVMGGVFVVEALSVILQVGSYKLRQKRIFRMAPIHHHFELKGWPEPRVIVRFWIITLMLVLVGLVTLKLR from the coding sequence ATGTTAGTTTGGCTTGCAGAACTATTGGTTCAATATAACACAGCGTTTAACGTTGTTTCTTATATTACTTTCCGTGCCATTATGGCGTTATTAACTGCAATGGGGATCGGGCTTTGGATCGGGCCGAAAGTGATCCGCCGTTTGCAGATCTTAAAATTCGGTCAGGAAGTGCGTAATGACGGGCCGGAAAGCCATTTCAAAAAACGTGGTACGCCAACAATGGGCGGTGTGATGATTCTCGCAGCAATTGGCGTGAGTGCGTTACTTTGGGCGGATCTGCGTAATTCCTATGTTTGGTTCACGCTATTTGTGCTATTTGGCTACGGTGCAGTAGGTTTTGTGGATGATTATCGCAAAATTGCCCGCAAAAATACCGATGGTTTGATTGCTCGTTGGAAATATTTTTGGTTATCTGCCATTGCATTAGTGGCGGTGTTTGGTATGTATGCAGTGGGGAAAGATACCGCAGCAACTCAGTTAGTAGTGCCGTTTTTTAAAGACGTGATGCCACAGCTTGGTTTATTTTACATTGTGTTAGCCTATTTCGTGATTGTCGGCACCAGTAATGCAGTAAACCTAACCGATGGTTTAGACGGGCTTGCGATTGTACCAACCATTATGGTGGCATCTGCCTTTGCGTTAATTGCGTGGGCAACCGGTAACTTTAATTTCGCACAATATTTACACATTCCTTTTATTCCAAATGCAGGCGAATTGGTAATTTTATGTACAGCCATTGTGGGAGCAGGTTTAGGGTTCTTATGGTATAACACTTACCCTGCACAGGTGTTTATGGGCGATGTCGGCTCACTTTCGCTCGGCGGTGCATTAGGTGTGATTGCAGTATTAGTTCGCCAAGAATTATTATTGGTGGTAATGGGGGGAGTGTTTGTAGTTGAAGCTCTCTCGGTGATTTTACAAGTGGGTTCATACAAATTACGCCAAAAACGCATTTTCCGAATGGCACCAATTCACCACCATTTTGAGCTCAAAGGCTGGCCTGAACCACGCGTTATCGTGCGTTTCTGGATTATCACACTCATGCTAGTGTTAGTCGGCTTAGTAACATTGAAATTACGTTAA
- the ftsI gene encoding Peptidoglycan synthase FtsI precursor produces MVKSVKLKRKQGAPVAKAEPQQAEGKKTPSFLPTRFRVVVFFMLLMVGGLLAQTAYIQLFDSERLIKEANNRSLRTKELQFTRGRILDRNGRFLSISVPMYSLTLDPREYFDTKLRRSNESWRALAIEMETSKGKIEANVNKFIEKKNFSKEKVDFDPRSILNTKSEGYWTQLAQVTGLDYNSLVEKVRNNPSSAFLRLDNENLVRERQKFQALSKEIGRSYNDIMDELYSKNRQRFLYLSRHQSEAISEYAKELDIDALVIKVESRRFYPLAEESSQLIGFTDKDDMHGSEGLERSFDSLLIGKNGKQIIRKDAKGNIVENIRSEKQYDPQDVMLSIDEELQSMVYGEIKKAVQENNAESGTAVLVDVQTGEILAMANAPSFNPNKRDSFKPELMRNRAITDTFEPGSTVKPFTVLTALQNGVTYRDEVISTRPFAVNGHTIKDVAPRDSLTLTGILQKSSNIGVSKLALRMPANALVDTYTKIGFGKDTGLGLGEQRGSNGDRKRWADIERATLSYGYGLNVTPLQLARAYATLGSFGLYRPLSITKVDPPVIGERVLPEKTTRDVVHMMESVAAKGEGGQRAAVDGYRVAIKTGTARKLEKGKYVEKYIAYTAGIAPASDPRFALVVLINEPKAGNYYGGFVSAPLFSRIMGYTLKQRNIKPDNLTENTQSAVREIKLERPIN; encoded by the coding sequence ATGGTTAAATCAGTTAAATTAAAACGTAAGCAAGGAGCCCCTGTCGCAAAAGCAGAGCCTCAACAAGCAGAAGGTAAAAAAACACCGAGTTTTTTACCTACTCGCTTTAGAGTGGTTGTGTTTTTTATGCTATTAATGGTTGGTGGCTTACTAGCACAAACCGCCTATATTCAGCTTTTTGACTCTGAAAGATTAATTAAAGAGGCTAATAACCGCTCACTTCGTACTAAAGAACTCCAATTTACCCGTGGACGTATTTTAGATCGTAACGGGCGTTTTCTCTCTATTAGTGTGCCAATGTACTCATTAACACTTGACCCGAGAGAATACTTTGATACTAAACTGCGCCGTTCCAACGAAAGCTGGCGTGCCTTGGCGATTGAAATGGAAACATCAAAAGGTAAAATTGAGGCAAACGTTAATAAATTTATTGAAAAGAAAAATTTTTCAAAAGAAAAAGTAGATTTTGATCCACGTTCTATTTTAAATACTAAAAGCGAAGGCTATTGGACTCAGCTTGCCCAAGTTACAGGCTTGGATTACAACAGTTTAGTAGAAAAAGTACGGAATAACCCTAGTTCGGCTTTTTTACGTTTAGATAACGAAAATTTAGTAAGAGAACGCCAGAAATTCCAAGCATTAAGCAAAGAAATCGGCCGTTCCTATAATGACATAATGGACGAGCTTTATAGCAAAAACCGCCAGCGATTCCTTTATTTATCTCGTCATCAATCTGAAGCTATTAGCGAATATGCAAAAGAACTAGATATTGATGCATTAGTGATTAAAGTCGAATCACGCCGTTTTTACCCGCTAGCAGAGGAATCTTCACAGTTGATCGGCTTTACCGATAAAGATGATATGCACGGTTCAGAAGGGCTGGAGCGTAGTTTTGATTCCTTACTGATCGGCAAAAACGGTAAACAAATTATCCGAAAAGATGCCAAAGGCAACATTGTGGAAAATATTCGCTCAGAGAAACAGTACGATCCGCAAGATGTTATGTTAAGCATTGATGAAGAGTTACAATCAATGGTTTATGGCGAAATCAAAAAAGCAGTACAGGAAAATAATGCGGAATCAGGCACAGCGGTCTTGGTTGATGTGCAAACCGGCGAAATTTTGGCAATGGCAAATGCCCCGTCATTCAACCCGAACAAGCGGGATAGCTTTAAGCCCGAATTAATGCGTAACCGTGCGATTACCGATACTTTTGAGCCGGGTTCAACAGTGAAACCTTTTACCGTATTAACCGCATTACAAAATGGGGTAACTTATCGTGATGAGGTAATCAGCACACGCCCCTTTGCTGTCAATGGACATACGATTAAAGACGTTGCTCCAAGAGACAGTCTGACACTTACGGGCATCTTACAGAAATCCAGTAACATTGGGGTAAGTAAATTAGCCCTTAGAATGCCGGCAAATGCGTTAGTAGATACTTACACCAAAATCGGTTTCGGTAAAGATACCGGTTTAGGGCTAGGTGAACAACGAGGCTCAAATGGTGACCGCAAACGTTGGGCGGATATTGAACGTGCGACCCTTTCCTACGGATACGGCTTAAATGTGACTCCTCTACAACTTGCTCGAGCTTATGCGACTTTAGGGAGTTTTGGGTTATACCGTCCGCTTTCCATTACCAAAGTCGATCCACCGGTGATTGGCGAACGGGTTCTGCCTGAAAAAACTACCCGAGACGTAGTGCATATGATGGAAAGTGTTGCGGCTAAAGGCGAAGGTGGACAACGTGCAGCGGTGGACGGCTACCGTGTAGCCATCAAAACCGGTACGGCACGCAAATTAGAAAAAGGCAAATATGTTGAAAAATATATTGCTTATACTGCAGGTATTGCACCTGCAAGCGATCCTCGCTTTGCGTTAGTGGTATTAATCAACGAACCTAAAGCGGGCAACTACTATGGTGGCTTTGTTTCTGCACCATTGTTCTCACGCATTATGGGTTACACGTTAAAACAACGTAATATTAAGCCGGATAACTTAACTGAAAATACCCAAAGTGCCGTGCGTGAAATTAAATTAGAACGCCCTATCAATTAA
- the rsmH gene encoding Ribosomal RNA small subunit methyltransferase H: MSENPKHITVLLHEAVDGLAIKPNGIYIDGTFGRGGHSRLILSKLGENGRLIATDRDPRAIAEAQTISDPRFQIEHTAFSAIPELCERMGLVGKIDGILLDLGVSSPQLDEAERGFSFMRDGPLDMRMDTTKGLSAAEWLAQVSAEDLAWVLKEFGEERFAKRIAQAVVSYNKSATEKISRTLQLAQIIADAVPFKDKHKHPATRSFQAIRIFINSELDELEKALNSALTVLAPEGRLSIISFHSLEDRMVKQFMRKHSKGMEVPRGLPILEVELTKNIPLKTIGKAIMPSEAEIEANARSRSAVLRIAEKR, translated from the coding sequence ATGAGCGAGAACCCAAAACATATTACAGTATTATTGCACGAAGCGGTTGACGGCTTGGCAATTAAGCCTAACGGTATCTATATTGACGGTACTTTCGGGCGTGGCGGGCATTCTCGCTTGATTTTATCCAAACTGGGCGAAAATGGGCGATTAATCGCAACTGATCGTGACCCTCGAGCGATAGCGGAAGCCCAAACGATTAGTGACCCTCGTTTTCAAATTGAACATACGGCATTTTCTGCCATTCCCGAACTGTGTGAACGAATGGGGTTGGTGGGCAAAATTGACGGTATTTTATTGGATTTAGGTGTGTCTTCCCCGCAGCTTGATGAAGCCGAACGAGGCTTTAGTTTTATGCGTGACGGGCCGCTTGATATGCGAATGGATACCACCAAAGGCTTATCGGCAGCCGAGTGGCTTGCCCAAGTTTCGGCAGAAGATTTAGCTTGGGTATTAAAAGAATTTGGCGAAGAGCGTTTTGCCAAACGGATTGCACAAGCGGTCGTTTCTTACAATAAATCTGCAACTGAAAAAATCAGTCGAACTTTGCAGCTCGCGCAAATTATTGCGGATGCGGTGCCGTTTAAAGATAAGCACAAACACCCTGCAACCCGTTCGTTCCAAGCAATTCGCATTTTTATCAATAGTGAATTAGACGAACTGGAAAAGGCTTTAAATTCCGCATTAACGGTGTTAGCCCCTGAAGGGCGTTTGTCGATTATCAGTTTCCATTCCCTTGAAGACAGAATGGTGAAACAGTTTATGCGTAAACATAGTAAAGGAATGGAAGTCCCTCGAGGTTTACCGATTTTAGAAGTGGAGTTAACTAAAAATATTCCGCTGAAAACTATTGGCAAAGCGATTATGCCGAGCGAAGCCGAAATTGAAGCAAATGCCCGCTCACGCAGTGCGGTATTGCGGATTGCCGAAAAACGCTAA
- the murE gene encoding UDP-N-acetylmuramoyl-L-alanyl-D-glutamate--2,6-diaminopimelate ligase codes for MKRLLPFLTELDAWVKELTELKQMTLDSRQVQSGDLFVALKGHQVDGRKFIPNAIEQGAAIILAEADEDQPEVELDSKFAKFNLDRTACCKVVSVPNLPKLLSEIAGAFYHNPSHKLTLAGITGTNGKTTTAQLLAQWRNLLGGKSAVMGTIGNGLYGQVQEAVNTTGSAIEIQRNLASFVELGADFCAMEVSSHGLAQFRAEALDFDLAIFTNLSRDHLDYHNTMEEYAQAKFRLFNELSTKAQVINADDEIGREWLTQLPNAVAVSTDPEFAGNHRFVKATAVKFTLQGASIAFESSWGNGELHSRLIGAFNVNNLLTAFAGLLALGFDIQELIKTAPNLVGVAGRMECITAPNKPMVIVDYAHTPDALEKALQAARLHCEGELWCIFGCGGDRDAGKRPLMATIAEKLADKVIATDDNPRTEDNQKIMADIVKGFSKPQQIIHNREEAIKTAIEQAKATDVILIAGKGHEDYQIIGTEKLHFSDQETARKYLF; via the coding sequence ATGAAACGTTTACTTCCTTTTCTTACAGAACTTGATGCTTGGGTGAAAGAACTCACCGAGCTTAAACAAATGACACTTGATAGTCGCCAAGTACAGTCAGGCGATCTTTTTGTTGCCTTGAAAGGGCATCAAGTTGATGGCAGAAAATTTATTCCGAATGCGATAGAACAAGGCGCAGCAATCATTTTGGCTGAGGCTGATGAAGATCAGCCGGAAGTTGAGCTTGATTCAAAATTTGCAAAATTTAACCTAGATCGCACCGCTTGTTGCAAGGTTGTTTCAGTACCGAATTTGCCAAAATTGCTATCTGAAATTGCAGGAGCTTTTTACCATAACCCGTCACACAAGCTGACTTTAGCAGGCATTACCGGCACGAACGGTAAAACGACTACCGCTCAATTATTAGCACAATGGCGTAATTTATTGGGTGGAAAATCGGCAGTTATGGGTACTATCGGCAACGGTTTGTACGGACAAGTGCAAGAAGCGGTAAATACCACCGGCTCTGCTATTGAAATTCAGCGTAATCTTGCGAGCTTTGTTGAACTTGGAGCGGATTTTTGTGCGATGGAAGTCAGCTCTCACGGCTTGGCTCAATTTAGAGCAGAAGCTTTAGATTTTGATTTGGCGATCTTTACGAATTTAAGCCGAGATCACCTTGATTACCACAACACGATGGAAGAGTATGCCCAAGCTAAATTCCGTTTATTCAACGAATTAAGCACCAAAGCTCAAGTGATTAACGCCGATGATGAAATCGGGCGTGAATGGCTGACACAATTACCGAATGCGGTTGCAGTAAGTACTGATCCGGAATTTGCTGGCAACCACCGATTTGTCAAAGCTACGGCGGTGAAATTTACCCTGCAAGGGGCAAGTATTGCGTTTGAATCAAGCTGGGGCAATGGCGAGTTACACAGCCGTTTAATCGGGGCTTTCAATGTAAATAATCTGCTTACCGCCTTTGCCGGACTTTTAGCTCTTGGCTTTGATATTCAAGAACTGATTAAAACTGCACCGAATTTAGTTGGCGTAGCAGGTAGAATGGAATGTATCACCGCTCCAAATAAGCCAATGGTGATTGTGGACTACGCTCACACCCCTGATGCCCTCGAAAAAGCCCTACAAGCGGCTCGTTTACATTGCGAAGGCGAACTTTGGTGCATTTTCGGCTGTGGTGGCGACCGTGACGCCGGCAAACGCCCGTTAATGGCAACGATCGCCGAGAAATTAGCCGATAAAGTGATTGCTACAGACGACAACCCGCGCACTGAAGATAATCAAAAGATTATGGCAGATATTGTGAAAGGCTTTAGTAAACCACAACAAATTATTCATAACCGTGAAGAGGCAATTAAAACCGCCATTGAGCAAGCTAAAGCCACCGATGTGATTTTAATCGCCGGCAAAGGCCACGAAGATTATCAGATTATTGGTACGGAGAAGTTGCATTTTTCGGATCAGGAAACGGCAAGGAAATATCTGTTTTAA
- the ftsL gene encoding Cell division protein FtsL has translation MSNERYPLHQIIIDDIFSHNKVALLLLIGVVISAVATIWITHQTRLSVSEQGQLIQANQKLESQYTNLQLEENSRSSRARVDAAAKSFGLQPIKKEQEIILVE, from the coding sequence ATGTCGAACGAACGTTATCCGTTACATCAAATCATCATTGATGATATTTTTAGCCATAACAAAGTGGCTCTTTTATTGTTGATTGGTGTAGTGATTTCAGCAGTGGCTACGATTTGGATAACCCACCAGACTCGTTTATCGGTGAGCGAACAAGGGCAACTGATTCAAGCAAACCAAAAGTTGGAAAGCCAATATACTAATCTGCAATTAGAAGAAAACAGCAGAAGCAGTCGGGCAAGAGTTGATGCCGCCGCTAAATCGTTCGGATTACAGCCGATTAAAAAAGAGCAAGAAATTATTTTAGTTGAATAA